The Sinomicrobium kalidii genome contains a region encoding:
- a CDS encoding helix-turn-helix transcriptional regulator, which produces MNNELSENEKVIRILKNQGPKNLKKLSATLGITTEGVRFQLLKLSNEGLVKSESVSRGRGRPQQIWSLTEKGHSRFPDKHAHLTVKLIQSVRDSLGEEALEKIIISTGKDNTKKYMNRMQYAKNLEERISILANIREEEGYMAQYEKTDEGYLLTENHCPICEAAKTCQGFCSTELETFKTVLGDDVTVKRIDHILAGARRCAYLIK; this is translated from the coding sequence ATGAATAATGAGCTGTCGGAAAATGAGAAAGTGATCCGGATACTTAAAAATCAGGGACCTAAGAACCTGAAAAAACTTTCCGCAACTTTGGGAATCACTACCGAAGGTGTGCGGTTTCAGCTATTGAAGCTCTCTAATGAAGGTTTGGTAAAGTCTGAAAGCGTATCCAGGGGGAGAGGACGTCCGCAGCAAATATGGTCACTCACGGAGAAGGGCCACTCCAGGTTTCCGGATAAACATGCGCACCTTACCGTAAAACTCATACAGTCCGTACGTGATAGCCTTGGGGAAGAAGCGCTGGAAAAGATCATAATTTCGACAGGAAAAGACAATACCAAAAAATACATGAACCGCATGCAATATGCTAAAAACCTCGAAGAGCGGATCAGCATACTGGCCAATATCCGTGAGGAAGAAGGGTATATGGCCCAATACGAAAAGACCGACGAAGGTTACCTGCTGACAGAAAATCACTGCCCCATTTGTGAAGCAGCCAAAACCTGTCAGGGCTTTTGCAGCACCGAGCTTGAAACTTTTAAAACGGTCCTCGGTGATGATGTTACCGTAAAACGTATAGACCATATCCTTGCCGGGGCACGAAGGTGTGCTTACCTGATAAAATAA
- a CDS encoding lanthionine synthetase C family protein — MNIQEASLFKKLEEISKVLEKEYPGTEDVGVLSGISGMALFAFYYSRFTGKERYADLGSEILSLVFERINNGYTMHTFCAGIPGALWSMELLREEGFIDIDHDTLLRDFDDFLSGSIKRYKDINFYDFLHGVLGIGYYFLKRYRNTGSETLKKRYREELSGIIKLLGDRAEREGETCKWESFLIRDEGLKGYNLSLSHGMSGIVSFLSRLLVHPDFYTEVRPVLEGAVGYIVQWENTAAGSSVFPGWITSAGEKSEKVRLGWCYGDLGTALSLWHAGSALKDDVLCEKAVQVLKHTTKRRDTEEAGVKDAGLCHGIFGIMHIYRYMYRQTGEKEFAEAARFWQEKGLSADIHEKGYAGYMQWRGGDISGWRAEANLLEGVAGIGLAIMAELSPDYTKWNECLLIG; from the coding sequence ATGAACATACAGGAAGCCTCTTTATTCAAAAAACTGGAAGAAATAAGTAAGGTACTGGAAAAGGAATATCCCGGGACCGAAGATGTAGGGGTGTTGTCCGGTATATCTGGAATGGCCCTTTTCGCATTTTATTATTCCCGGTTTACGGGTAAAGAACGGTATGCCGACTTAGGATCGGAAATATTGTCGCTGGTCTTCGAAAGGATCAATAACGGCTACACGATGCATACTTTCTGTGCGGGTATACCCGGAGCGCTGTGGAGTATGGAACTATTGCGGGAAGAAGGGTTCATAGACATAGACCACGATACCCTTCTCCGGGATTTCGACGACTTTCTTTCCGGTAGTATAAAACGCTATAAAGACATCAATTTTTACGACTTTTTACACGGCGTACTGGGCATAGGCTATTATTTTCTGAAACGCTACCGGAACACGGGGTCCGAAACGCTAAAAAAACGTTACAGGGAAGAGTTGTCCGGGATAATCAAGTTGCTCGGTGACCGGGCAGAAAGAGAAGGGGAAACCTGTAAATGGGAATCTTTTCTGATACGCGATGAAGGGCTAAAAGGCTATAACCTGAGCTTATCCCACGGAATGTCCGGTATAGTCAGTTTTTTATCGCGATTACTTGTTCACCCCGATTTTTATACGGAAGTAAGGCCTGTTCTGGAAGGTGCTGTCGGTTATATTGTGCAGTGGGAAAACACGGCTGCGGGTTCGTCCGTTTTCCCGGGCTGGATTACATCGGCAGGAGAAAAGAGTGAAAAAGTGAGGTTAGGCTGGTGCTATGGCGATCTCGGGACCGCACTCTCCCTCTGGCACGCCGGAAGTGCACTGAAGGACGATGTATTGTGTGAAAAGGCAGTGCAGGTGTTGAAACATACCACGAAGCGAAGGGATACGGAAGAAGCCGGGGTAAAGGATGCCGGGCTGTGTCACGGGATATTTGGCATCATGCACATATATCGTTACATGTACAGGCAGACCGGAGAAAAGGAATTTGCCGAAGCTGCCCGGTTCTGGCAGGAAAAAGGATTGTCAGCAGACATCCATGAAAAAGGATATGCGGGCTATATGCAATGGCGCGGAGGCGACATATCGGGATGGCGGGCAGAGGCCAACCTTCTGGAAGGCGTGGCTGGTATAGGCCTGGCCATTATGGCGGAATTGTCGCCCGACTATACCAAATGGAACGAATGTCTGTTGATAGGCTGA
- a CDS encoding superoxide dismutase: MQYQLPEPAYGYDAMLPYIDTETMEIHHLKHHAGYVNKLNTALKDAGIVPEKLEDLFKTISTLPAGIRNNAGGHYNHSLFWKILSPDGGGKPSGELAKAIDRNFGSFESYKAAFHKAAASRFGSGWAWLILTADRELKVSSTPNQDNPLMDVAEEKGTPLLGIDVWEHAYYLKYRNKRPEYIEAFWHVINWKEVEKRYTENL, encoded by the coding sequence ATGCAATACCAACTACCGGAACCGGCATACGGATATGATGCAATGCTCCCTTACATAGACACGGAAACCATGGAGATTCACCATTTGAAACACCATGCAGGTTATGTTAACAAATTAAATACCGCCCTTAAGGATGCCGGTATCGTGCCCGAAAAGCTGGAAGACCTTTTTAAAACCATTTCCACACTTCCCGCCGGTATCAGGAATAATGCCGGGGGACATTACAATCACAGTTTATTCTGGAAAATACTATCTCCCGACGGCGGGGGGAAACCCTCGGGTGAACTCGCCAAGGCCATAGACCGGAACTTTGGTTCTTTTGAGTCTTATAAAGCTGCTTTCCACAAAGCAGCAGCTTCGCGCTTCGGCTCAGGATGGGCATGGCTGATACTCACTGCCGACAGGGAACTCAAAGTATCTTCCACCCCCAATCAGGATAACCCTTTGATGGATGTGGCAGAAGAAAAAGGTACCCCGCTTCTGGGTATCGATGTCTGGGAACATGCCTATTATCTGAAATACCGGAACAAGCGACCGGAATATATTGAAGCGTTCTGGCATGTTATCAACTGGAAAGAAGTAGAAAAAAGATACACAGAAAATCTCTGA
- a CDS encoding RNA polymerase sigma factor, producing the protein MPDKTDSHKTLLPHLFRLEYTKMTAVLCRHFGLDHMETAEDIVSETFLKAAETWGEKGVPENPEGWLYTVATNKARDYLRRLTVFENKIKKTVEPFATDPEAINFTDQVIADSQLAMIFAVCNPANSTEAQICLALQVLCGFSVEEIANAFLTKKETVKKRLFRARNKLRSKTFHIKQPGEAAIRSRLDTVLRTLYLLFNEGYFSRTGNQLIRKDLCSEAVRLTLILTENPETDTPDANALLALMCFQSSRLDARTDNAGKTVLFEEQNKAEWDRELIQRGNYYLVQACSGNTVSKYHLEAGIAYWHTTPTDKNKWHHILQLYNKLVLIEYSPATVLNRAFAYARVHGERAGITEAEKLELEENSHYHSLLGHLYTSIDKSRAVIHYTRAIALSKSEGEKEVLKHKRTILTSG; encoded by the coding sequence ATGCCGGACAAAACGGACAGTCATAAAACGCTTTTGCCTCACCTGTTTCGCCTGGAATATACCAAGATGACGGCCGTGTTGTGCCGTCATTTTGGTTTGGACCATATGGAGACTGCCGAAGATATTGTCAGCGAAACCTTTTTAAAAGCTGCGGAAACCTGGGGTGAAAAAGGAGTTCCCGAAAACCCCGAAGGGTGGTTATATACCGTGGCAACCAACAAGGCAAGGGACTATTTAAGGCGGCTTACCGTTTTTGAAAATAAGATCAAAAAGACCGTCGAACCCTTTGCGACGGATCCGGAAGCGATAAATTTTACCGATCAGGTCATTGCAGACAGCCAGCTGGCCATGATATTTGCGGTTTGTAACCCGGCCAATTCGACCGAAGCACAGATATGCCTGGCACTTCAGGTGCTGTGCGGATTTAGTGTGGAAGAAATAGCCAATGCTTTCCTTACCAAAAAGGAAACTGTGAAAAAACGGCTGTTTCGGGCCAGGAATAAACTCCGAAGCAAAACCTTCCATATAAAACAACCGGGAGAAGCTGCCATACGATCACGTTTGGATACCGTATTGAGAACATTGTACCTTTTGTTCAATGAAGGTTATTTTTCCAGAACGGGCAATCAGCTAATACGCAAGGACCTGTGCTCAGAGGCTGTCCGGCTTACCCTGATCCTTACCGAAAACCCGGAGACCGATACCCCCGATGCTAATGCCTTACTGGCTCTTATGTGTTTTCAGAGCTCCAGGCTGGATGCCAGGACAGACAATGCCGGCAAAACCGTACTGTTTGAAGAACAGAACAAAGCGGAATGGGACCGGGAGCTTATACAAAGGGGGAACTATTACCTGGTACAGGCCTGTTCGGGGAATACGGTTTCCAAATATCATCTGGAAGCCGGTATTGCATACTGGCATACAACCCCCACGGATAAAAACAAATGGCATCATATCCTGCAATTATACAACAAGCTCGTACTGATCGAGTATTCCCCGGCAACGGTCCTGAACAGGGCTTTTGCCTATGCCCGGGTTCACGGTGAAAGAGCGGGGATAACAGAAGCGGAAAAACTGGAACTGGAAGAAAACAGCCATTACCATTCCCTGCTGGGACATTTGTATACTTCAATAGACAAGAGCCGGGCCGTAATACATTATACAAGGGCAATAGCCCTGAGCAAGTCCGAGGGGGAAAAAGAGGTGCTGAAGCACAAAAGGACAATACTCACTTCCGGGTAG
- a CDS encoding YciI family protein — protein sequence MKEFVLIFRNTTDPHANPSSEQLEARMNWLGSVAARNKLADKGNRLSAREAKTVKPDNVITDGPYTEIKEFISGFMIVKTATIDEAVELARSNPILKAGGNVEVREVLTFNND from the coding sequence ATGAAAGAATTCGTATTGATTTTCAGGAACACTACCGATCCGCATGCCAACCCGTCTTCCGAACAGTTAGAGGCACGAATGAACTGGCTGGGGAGTGTTGCTGCCCGGAACAAGCTTGCCGACAAGGGAAACCGCCTTTCGGCCCGGGAAGCCAAAACCGTAAAGCCGGATAATGTTATTACAGATGGCCCTTATACCGAGATCAAGGAATTTATAAGCGGTTTTATGATCGTGAAAACGGCCACTATTGATGAAGCCGTTGAGCTGGCCCGTAGCAACCCCATTCTCAAGGCCGGAGGAAATGTGGAAGTCAGGGAAGTGCTTACGTTCAATAACGACTGA